A single genomic interval of Hafnia alvei harbors:
- a CDS encoding DMT family transporter encodes MPYLLLSLAACFWGGNYVVGHVLVATANPIILSAARWIFTALMLMTLYFRQVREQWPAMKKSAGTIVFLALCGQVLFPLTLYIGLQYTSSLNAAIYLSTTPAMVLLINHSIFKERISSRNISGVILSSLGVIWLILQGNISHIDLFNQLNRGDIWTMGSAVSWAVYCAFLRIKPREVKGNAFVAVSAALGAVVLLPILALTVIGNGVLSIIPYVQPEFLLGLVYLIIFPSWLSYLLWNKGIATIGATRGEIFSHIIPLSGGIFSILFLHAQLHTYHAVSAIFIVAGIALCSHSGSLKMPINGSDKANN; translated from the coding sequence ATGCCCTATCTCCTGCTTAGCCTCGCCGCATGTTTTTGGGGTGGGAACTATGTTGTAGGCCATGTACTGGTTGCTACCGCAAACCCTATCATTCTTTCTGCCGCACGCTGGATTTTTACCGCGCTTATGCTGATGACCCTATATTTTCGCCAGGTTCGGGAACAGTGGCCTGCCATGAAAAAATCTGCCGGCACTATTGTATTTCTTGCACTTTGTGGGCAGGTTTTATTTCCGTTAACGCTTTATATTGGCCTGCAATACACATCGTCACTGAATGCCGCCATCTATTTATCAACAACGCCCGCGATGGTATTACTGATTAATCACTCCATATTTAAGGAGAGGATATCATCACGAAATATCAGCGGCGTCATACTCAGCTCTTTGGGGGTCATCTGGTTAATCCTGCAAGGTAATATTTCACACATAGACCTCTTCAATCAGCTAAATAGAGGTGATATTTGGACAATGGGATCGGCCGTCAGTTGGGCAGTTTATTGTGCATTCTTACGCATAAAACCGCGTGAGGTGAAAGGTAATGCCTTTGTCGCCGTTAGCGCTGCTTTAGGGGCAGTGGTGTTGCTTCCTATACTTGCGCTAACCGTCATAGGAAACGGGGTCCTCAGCATAATTCCCTATGTTCAGCCTGAGTTTTTACTGGGACTTGTATATCTGATTATATTCCCATCGTGGCTCTCATATCTTCTGTGGAATAAAGGTATTGCGACTATTGGAGCGACACGTGGAGAGATATTCTCCCATATTATTCCGCTCAGCGGAGGTATCTTTAGTATCTTGTTTTTACATGCACAACTTCATACATACCATGCGGTTAGTGCCATATTCATTGTGGCAGGTATCGCGTTATGCTCGCACTCAGGCAGTCTAAAAATGCCAATTAACGGAAGTGATAAAGCAAATAACTAA
- a CDS encoding helix-turn-helix domain-containing protein has translation MSEVIVSELIQWIEGQLQLSEAIKVDAIAAKSGYSKWYLQREFKQKQGLSIAEYVRKRRLHEAATLLCGSELPIIDIALKYGFSSQQTFSRVFRAHFETSPAKFRDKRQYPSLDEVMEMNKRD, from the coding sequence ATGTCAGAGGTGATTGTCAGCGAGCTTATTCAGTGGATAGAAGGACAGCTTCAATTGAGTGAGGCAATTAAGGTTGATGCCATTGCAGCGAAAAGCGGGTATTCAAAATGGTATCTACAACGTGAATTCAAACAGAAACAAGGCCTCTCTATTGCTGAATATGTTCGCAAACGACGCTTACATGAAGCGGCAACGTTGCTGTGCGGCAGTGAGCTTCCAATTATTGATATCGCGCTTAAATATGGCTTTAGCTCTCAGCAGACATTTAGCCGTGTATTCAGAGCTCACTTTGAAACATCGCCAGCCAAGTTTCGCGATAAAAGACAGTATCCTAGCCTCGATGAGGTAATGGAAATGAATAAGCGAGACTAG
- a CDS encoding OmpA family protein, whose protein sequence is MFLAMLFLAGCQHKGGLTAEQIAVLKEQGFQQTEEGWMFGLSEKVLFGNNKSNLTPESVETVKRMGKTLAQINIMHARLSGYTDNYGDESYNQQLSLKRANTVADALSQGGIPRMNLTTRGMGESNPIASNSTKQGRSENRRVAIVIESP, encoded by the coding sequence ATGTTCTTAGCCATGTTATTTTTGGCCGGCTGTCAGCATAAAGGCGGGCTTACCGCTGAACAAATTGCAGTACTAAAAGAACAAGGCTTTCAACAAACGGAAGAAGGGTGGATGTTTGGCCTATCTGAGAAAGTTCTTTTCGGTAACAATAAGTCCAATCTAACGCCAGAAAGCGTTGAAACAGTAAAACGAATGGGTAAAACGCTCGCGCAAATTAATATCATGCATGCGCGTCTGAGTGGCTACACTGATAATTATGGCGACGAAAGCTATAACCAACAGCTCTCTTTGAAAAGAGCCAATACCGTGGCGGATGCACTTTCTCAGGGTGGGATCCCACGAATGAATCTGACGACTCGTGGTATGGGTGAGAGTAACCCGATTGCGAGTAATAGTACTAAACAAGGCCGCTCAGAAAATAGACGCGTTGCTATTGTAATCGAGTCACCATAA
- a CDS encoding methyl-accepting chemotaxis protein, with protein sequence MVTATILQNKGESSETVSLELIYRRADLLMFLLVWGLFAIAVGVGWYYEHISTALIAGLILALSSTLIKMLFPGKLITRLFYAFTLLGFAALLIQLGEGETEFHFSVFVLLSALLAYRDYRPLLMGALTAAVHHLLFNYLQENDLYGIVCFMHPGFHMVVFHAIFVVAQTAILIYMAVHMARDARSASEVAQLASHINREPGCLTLDREEHPSHSAFARTFSSTLKTMRNTLGQVSHGIAMVQGDAESILRQNSALSQRTDEQASALAVVASAMAQLTSVSAHTSEKALLAQELSLKATNIAARGDENISSTIQTMAQIREESVRISNILEIIDGIAFQTNILSLNASVEAARAGVHGKGFSVVATEVRILAQRCENAAKEIRQLIAVSVSCTQTGSRQVSAAGVTMQEVMSSITHLSQLVDELSEMSVQQRVSIAQMHKSIAQIDNSVQENVSHVAETVRVAQQQGHQADALKQAISVFRLA encoded by the coding sequence ATGGTGACAGCGACAATCTTACAGAACAAAGGTGAATCGTCAGAGACGGTTTCACTCGAACTGATCTACCGACGTGCCGATTTGTTGATGTTTTTACTCGTCTGGGGGCTATTTGCTATTGCGGTTGGCGTGGGCTGGTATTACGAGCATATATCTACCGCATTAATCGCGGGGTTAATATTGGCACTTAGCTCTACGCTGATAAAGATGTTGTTTCCAGGAAAATTAATCACCCGATTGTTTTATGCGTTTACGCTATTAGGATTTGCTGCTTTATTGATCCAATTAGGTGAAGGGGAGACTGAGTTTCATTTCTCGGTTTTTGTTCTGCTGTCAGCGCTATTAGCTTACCGAGATTATCGACCGCTGCTTATGGGAGCGCTTACTGCGGCGGTTCATCATCTGTTGTTTAATTATTTACAGGAAAACGATCTTTATGGGATCGTCTGCTTTATGCATCCTGGATTCCATATGGTTGTTTTCCACGCAATTTTTGTGGTGGCACAAACGGCTATACTGATTTATATGGCGGTTCATATGGCACGGGATGCGCGCTCGGCAAGCGAAGTCGCACAGTTGGCATCACATATTAATCGAGAGCCAGGCTGTCTGACATTAGATCGCGAGGAGCACCCAAGCCATTCTGCTTTTGCCCGTACCTTTAGTTCCACCTTGAAAACGATGCGCAATACGCTTGGTCAGGTGAGCCACGGGATAGCGATGGTACAAGGTGATGCAGAAAGTATTCTGCGGCAAAATTCAGCGCTATCGCAGCGAACAGATGAGCAAGCATCGGCGCTCGCGGTGGTCGCGAGTGCGATGGCGCAGCTGACGTCTGTGTCTGCGCACACCAGCGAGAAAGCATTACTTGCTCAAGAATTATCCTTAAAAGCCACAAATATCGCGGCTCGCGGTGACGAAAATATTTCTTCTACGATCCAAACGATGGCGCAGATTAGAGAAGAATCGGTGCGCATCAGCAATATTCTAGAAATTATTGATGGTATTGCTTTCCAAACTAATATCCTTTCACTTAATGCCTCCGTGGAGGCAGCGCGTGCCGGTGTGCATGGCAAAGGATTCTCGGTGGTCGCTACAGAGGTCAGAATACTGGCTCAGCGCTGTGAAAATGCGGCGAAAGAAATACGTCAATTAATTGCAGTATCAGTCAGCTGCACTCAAACGGGTTCGCGACAGGTGAGCGCCGCCGGCGTGACCATGCAGGAAGTCATGAGTTCGATTACACATTTGTCACAGCTGGTTGATGAGTTATCGGAAATGAGCGTCCAGCAGCGGGTCAGCATTGCGCAAATGCATAAAAGCATCGCGCAAATTGACAATAGCGTGCAGGAAAACGTAAGCCATGTGGCTGAGACGGTAAGGGTGGCTCAGCAGCAAGGGCACCAGGCCGATGCGCTCAAGCAGGCGATTTCGGTATTTCGTCTGGCGTAG
- a CDS encoding YfiR family protein gives MISPSSRTKLSHYLRGIQSKAAVALIFVLVLSVQSVHVLAAETPVDTPQLIAVKEQEVAKVVIGMIRYTRWANSPEPIKLCIVPPARYARLLVEESIVLPSRHVSTQIVDFSPTKLLEQCDVVYFGNIKPADQELLIQSMQGKSILTIAEDNPECIKGSAFCLRIDNSGIAFDLNLDILARSNVQVNPNVLLLAKKKGN, from the coding sequence ATGATATCACCCTCCAGCCGTACAAAACTTAGTCATTATTTAAGAGGGATACAGAGCAAAGCCGCTGTAGCCTTAATTTTCGTTCTAGTTCTATCAGTACAGAGCGTTCATGTTTTAGCAGCCGAAACGCCTGTAGACACACCACAGTTAATTGCTGTTAAAGAACAAGAAGTTGCAAAAGTTGTTATTGGGATGATCCGCTATACTCGCTGGGCCAATTCTCCTGAACCTATCAAGCTTTGTATTGTTCCTCCTGCACGCTATGCACGCTTATTAGTCGAGGAGAGTATTGTGTTACCTAGTCGTCATGTATCTACGCAGATCGTTGATTTTTCACCAACGAAATTGCTTGAACAATGCGATGTGGTTTACTTCGGAAATATAAAACCGGCCGATCAAGAGTTGCTCATACAAAGCATGCAAGGAAAAAGTATTTTAACCATTGCAGAAGATAATCCAGAGTGTATTAAGGGCAGCGCATTTTGCTTACGCATTGATAATTCAGGGATCGCGTTTGACCTGAACTTAGATATTCTGGCGCGCAGCAATGTACAGGTGAACCCTAACGTGCTGCTTTTGGCGAAGAAAAAGGGTAATTAG
- a CDS encoding DUF1471 domain-containing protein yields MKKVILATALAFSMTAFSATAADLISKDEAHHFKYEYIGNVSVGATNGEVGSPSDLHKRLSKLADEKGGKYYVIIAAREHGPNFEAVAEVFK; encoded by the coding sequence ATGAAAAAAGTTATTTTAGCTACCGCCCTCGCTTTCTCAATGACGGCATTCAGTGCCACTGCGGCGGACCTGATTTCCAAGGATGAAGCTCATCATTTTAAATATGAGTATATTGGAAATGTATCTGTAGGTGCGACTAACGGAGAAGTTGGCTCTCCTTCCGATCTGCATAAACGTTTATCAAAACTGGCAGATGAAAAGGGTGGCAAATACTACGTGATTATTGCCGCCCGTGAGCATGGTCCTAACTTTGAAGCTGTAGCTGAAGTTTTCAAATAA
- a CDS encoding N-acetyltransferase — protein MKLFTAQLQDVKKILPLYLGYRAFYQVPESAEKAEKFLTDRIANHESVIYFVEKDGVPVGFTQLYPLFCSLEMKRIWLLYDLYVAPEARKSGVAQQLIARADQLAKETDSAFIMLSTATDNVKAQALYEKEGYVRDTQFFVYNKMLG, from the coding sequence ATGAAATTATTTACAGCCCAACTGCAAGACGTTAAGAAAATCCTTCCGCTTTACTTAGGCTACCGGGCATTTTACCAAGTCCCTGAATCAGCCGAAAAAGCCGAAAAATTCCTAACGGATAGGATCGCCAATCATGAATCCGTGATTTATTTTGTTGAAAAAGACGGCGTTCCTGTTGGATTCACGCAGCTGTATCCGCTGTTTTGTTCATTAGAAATGAAGCGTATTTGGCTGCTTTATGATCTGTATGTTGCCCCTGAAGCAAGAAAATCTGGGGTCGCGCAACAGCTGATTGCGCGCGCCGATCAACTGGCAAAAGAGACTGATTCCGCCTTCATCATGCTAAGCACGGCTACTGACAACGTTAAAGCTCAGGCCTTGTATGAAAAAGAAGGCTACGTTAGAGATACACAGTTCTTTGTTTACAACAAAATGCTGGGCTAA
- a CDS encoding LysR family transcriptional regulator, translating to MNFTLRQLEFYIALAETLQISKAANRCHISQSSMTVSMRNLEEALNCQLFIRHPKGVRLTQAGERFLNHARKIMMDSHVAFEDLQNQPETASGTVRIGIAETLSAYLLPNILSDITNRFPLMEIIFEEAASPVLVSALRQKRFDFCLLLTSNINHDADLQIETFIRSQRKLWTPIGHPLLSQPVVTLSDVEKSPFLLLVTDEYAEVFQDYWQRRQCVPDIHFRTNSFEAIRSLVAQGKGVTILSDLVYRPWSLDGLRVVRRTIDDCITYMDVGVVNTKAAVLSPDSKRLVDFLRQRIMRFSDGQ from the coding sequence ATGAACTTTACATTGAGACAACTTGAATTTTACATTGCATTAGCTGAGACCTTGCAAATATCAAAAGCGGCTAACCGTTGTCATATTTCGCAGTCCTCAATGACAGTATCTATGCGTAATCTTGAGGAGGCACTGAACTGTCAGCTATTCATTCGACACCCAAAAGGCGTTCGGCTAACGCAGGCGGGAGAGCGGTTTCTTAACCACGCGCGCAAAATTATGATGGATAGCCACGTGGCATTCGAAGATCTACAAAATCAGCCGGAAACTGCGAGTGGTACAGTTCGTATCGGCATTGCTGAAACGCTTTCGGCCTATTTGTTGCCTAATATTCTGAGCGATATAACAAACCGCTTTCCGCTGATGGAAATTATCTTTGAAGAAGCGGCTTCACCGGTTCTTGTTAGCGCATTACGCCAAAAAAGGTTCGATTTCTGTTTATTGCTGACCTCCAATATAAATCATGACGCTGATTTGCAGATCGAGACGTTTATACGTTCGCAGAGAAAGCTATGGACACCTATTGGCCATCCATTGTTGAGTCAGCCGGTCGTCACTCTTTCTGATGTGGAAAAATCACCATTTCTGCTGTTAGTGACCGACGAATACGCAGAGGTATTTCAAGATTATTGGCAGCGTCGGCAATGTGTTCCCGATATTCACTTTCGAACTAACTCTTTCGAAGCTATTCGGAGCCTCGTCGCTCAAGGTAAAGGCGTGACTATTTTATCTGATCTGGTATATCGGCCTTGGTCTTTGGATGGGCTCCGGGTTGTGCGCAGAACTATTGATGACTGCATTACCTATATGGATGTTGGTGTTGTAAATACTAAGGCCGCTGTCCTGTCACCAGACAGCAAGCGATTAGTTGATTTTCTACGCCAAAGGATCATGCGGTTTAGCGATGGGCAATGA
- a CDS encoding antibiotic biosynthesis monooxygenase, with translation MFLTSFIFDKKQYDEDFYKLDKKIEDFSKDIAGFIGMESFTDVQSGRLINNYYWDSREGLELLMNNVEHLRAKEQSSKWISGFQVVIAKIEGAHNVNLDHPLSEHPMSYRREN, from the coding sequence ATGTTTCTAACTAGTTTTATCTTTGACAAAAAACAATATGATGAAGATTTTTATAAGTTGGATAAAAAAATAGAAGATTTCTCAAAGGACATTGCAGGATTTATTGGGATGGAGTCTTTTACTGATGTTCAGAGTGGTCGTTTGATAAACAACTACTACTGGGATAGCCGCGAAGGACTCGAGTTACTCATGAACAACGTTGAGCACTTACGAGCAAAAGAACAAAGCAGCAAGTGGATTTCTGGTTTTCAGGTAGTTATCGCTAAAATCGAAGGCGCCCATAATGTAAATTTGGATCACCCATTATCCGAACATCCAATGTCTTATCGTAGAGAAAATTGA
- a CDS encoding diguanylate cyclase domain-containing protein: MNQIFASNANMPKPRPTLRRMFQRIHLMIIAITLLMAGIPLSVLSVFTLKTYAEHNLQLVASTISYTSAAAVVFGDKPAAQEALTLIARKEQIYEARIYDQKKELLASWTSPTRLHMTIDDPIRKWLLPKMVVQPVMSENEVVGYVTLTAGGATMVKFLGNLMLGLLSCLVLTALLSLWLVRRMHTGIVDELQNIAHVARSARENRAFSLRVRPSQIAEINELSRGFNSLLREMELQQADLVNENDQLSYKALHDPLTSLPNRSNFMSMLESMNTAQEQICVMFLDGDGFKAVNDTWGHAAGDHVLTTIAERLRMQVRKNDLVARMGGDEFSILLRHIAHKDDVMQIIDKIVKAMRETIYLPNGEPVFISLSIGFTLSHAQSTPVELLEKADAAMYHSKHSGGGWSIS; this comes from the coding sequence ATGAATCAAATTTTTGCCTCAAACGCCAATATGCCAAAACCGCGGCCGACTTTACGCCGCATGTTTCAGCGCATTCATCTGATGATCATCGCGATTACATTGCTTATGGCGGGTATACCGCTGTCTGTATTATCTGTGTTTACGTTGAAAACCTATGCAGAGCACAATTTGCAGTTGGTTGCGTCAACGATAAGTTACACCAGCGCAGCGGCGGTCGTATTCGGTGACAAACCCGCAGCTCAGGAAGCCCTCACGTTGATTGCGCGAAAAGAGCAAATTTACGAGGCTCGCATTTATGATCAAAAGAAAGAACTGCTGGCCAGTTGGACTTCACCGACTCGTTTGCATATGACCATCGATGATCCTATTCGCAAGTGGTTGCTGCCAAAAATGGTTGTGCAGCCTGTGATGAGTGAAAACGAAGTTGTGGGGTATGTGACGCTGACCGCAGGCGGCGCGACGATGGTAAAGTTTCTTGGAAACTTGATGCTCGGTCTATTGAGCTGTTTGGTGCTTACCGCACTGCTGTCATTGTGGCTGGTACGCCGGATGCACACCGGAATTGTTGACGAGTTACAGAATATTGCGCACGTTGCTCGTTCGGCCCGAGAAAATAGAGCGTTTTCTTTGCGCGTGAGACCGTCACAAATTGCTGAGATTAATGAACTCAGTAGAGGTTTCAACAGCCTGTTGCGTGAGATGGAGCTACAGCAGGCAGATTTGGTGAATGAAAACGATCAGCTTTCATACAAAGCATTGCATGATCCACTGACATCATTACCTAACCGCTCCAACTTTATGAGCATGTTGGAAAGCATGAATACGGCGCAGGAACAAATATGCGTGATGTTCCTTGATGGCGATGGTTTTAAAGCGGTGAATGATACGTGGGGGCATGCCGCCGGCGATCACGTGCTGACAACTATCGCAGAGCGGCTGAGAATGCAAGTTCGCAAGAACGACTTAGTTGCTCGCATGGGCGGAGATGAGTTTTCAATCTTATTGCGCCACATTGCGCATAAGGATGACGTTATGCAAATCATAGACAAAATTGTTAAGGCAATGCGGGAAACAATATATCTACCTAACGGTGAGCCGGTATTTATTTCATTGAGTATTGGCTTTACGCTTTCACATGCACAGAGCACGCCGGTTGAATTATTAGAGAAGGCAGATGCCGCGATGTATCACAGCAAGCATAGCGGCGGTGGTTGGAGTATCTCATAA
- a CDS encoding LuxR family transcriptional regulator, whose translation MFSVFNENPILTETLRDYIDRKLSHLGSPEYAYTVINKKNPSKLLIISSYPDEWVNLYRTNNLQHIDPVILTGFKRTSPFAWDENITLMSDLKISKIFSLSKQYNIANGFTFVLHDHLNNLALLSLIIDSNMKENLEKKLASERGNIQMHLIEINEQMYHLVQSISFGKEDIEIDSDKPIFTLRENEVLYWASMGKTYAEIATIVGISVRTVKFHMGNVVSKLGVSNARQAIRLGVELDLITPMPV comes from the coding sequence ATGTTTTCTGTTTTCAATGAAAATCCGATACTAACGGAAACGCTCCGAGATTATATCGATAGAAAACTGTCGCATTTAGGCAGCCCTGAGTACGCATATACGGTTATCAATAAAAAAAATCCGTCAAAACTGCTTATCATTTCAAGCTATCCCGATGAATGGGTTAACCTCTATCGTACTAATAATCTGCAGCATATCGATCCGGTCATCTTAACCGGTTTCAAACGCACTTCACCCTTCGCGTGGGACGAGAACATCACATTGATGTCAGATCTCAAGATTTCAAAGATTTTTTCGCTATCGAAGCAATACAACATTGCTAACGGATTCACCTTCGTACTGCACGATCATTTGAATAATCTAGCGCTTTTATCATTAATCATTGATAGCAATATGAAGGAAAACTTAGAGAAAAAGCTGGCATCTGAGCGCGGCAATATTCAGATGCACCTGATTGAAATTAACGAACAGATGTATCATCTCGTTCAATCGATATCTTTTGGTAAAGAAGACATCGAAATCGATTCGGACAAACCAATTTTCACTCTGCGTGAAAATGAAGTGCTCTATTGGGCCAGCATGGGCAAAACCTACGCCGAAATTGCTACGATCGTAGGTATTTCAGTGCGCACCGTGAAGTTTCATATGGGCAACGTTGTGAGCAAGCTTGGAGTAAGCAACGCCCGACAAGCAATAAGGTTGGGCGTTGAACTTGATCTTATTACACCAATGCCGGTGTAA
- a CDS encoding multidrug efflux SMR transporter, translating into MTYGALAFAIICEVIATSILPHTKEFTRPALTIVMALLYAIAFYMLSIATRTMPVGIAYAIWSCLGIVLIAGANYILFKQSLDFPAMIGLGFIIAGVLIINIFSHSVSH; encoded by the coding sequence ATCACCTATGGTGCGTTAGCTTTTGCTATTATTTGCGAAGTCATAGCCACGTCGATTCTTCCGCATACCAAAGAGTTTACTCGTCCTGCACTCACTATTGTCATGGCACTTCTATATGCCATTGCGTTTTATATGCTATCTATTGCAACGCGAACCATGCCCGTTGGCATTGCTTATGCGATATGGAGCTGCCTAGGGATCGTACTCATTGCAGGCGCTAATTATATCTTATTCAAACAAAGCCTCGATTTCCCTGCGATGATCGGCTTAGGGTTTATTATTGCTGGCGTACTGATCATTAATATATTTTCTCATTCGGTATCGCACTAA
- a CDS encoding LysR substrate-binding domain-containing protein, with the protein MSNINEKQILKRVRSIDLNLLTVFEAIFSCKSVSLAAKTLNISPSAVSQSLQKIRNHYNDILFIRQGNVLQPTLVCLKVHEQLAEIMRLVDFSLNSRVDPLEKKKFIIYASQFMATFYLPKLINLLQHQSPNVEIVHHTLAENTNVDELLINRQADLVFDLHPTASHSIISAEFSTETLTLVCNTEHPRLQGKVDITQLYNERFCGLNSTIPYIMRRQVELSRLFKERNFIFSSDSVMTILSIIQSTESIGLVPTSLLTDNHYPHIRQIDIDIPFDPVTFYVLHNKHVADSPGFSQLLATIMQLQQSLHEK; encoded by the coding sequence ATGAGTAATATCAATGAGAAACAAATCCTCAAGCGAGTACGAAGCATAGATTTGAATTTACTCACTGTTTTTGAAGCTATTTTTAGTTGTAAGAGTGTGAGTCTGGCTGCCAAAACGCTGAATATATCGCCATCCGCAGTTAGCCAATCATTGCAGAAAATACGCAATCACTACAACGATATTCTCTTCATTCGACAGGGAAACGTATTACAGCCGACGCTCGTGTGTTTGAAAGTCCATGAGCAATTAGCCGAAATCATGCGTTTAGTTGATTTTTCCCTAAATAGCCGCGTTGATCCTCTTGAAAAGAAGAAGTTTATTATTTATGCATCACAGTTTATGGCGACGTTCTATCTGCCAAAACTGATTAATCTGCTACAGCACCAGTCTCCTAACGTTGAGATCGTGCACCATACCTTGGCTGAAAATACCAACGTTGACGAACTATTGATTAATCGCCAAGCCGACCTTGTTTTTGATCTTCACCCTACGGCCAGTCACTCTATCATTTCGGCCGAGTTTTCTACCGAAACACTCACGTTAGTATGCAACACGGAACACCCTCGCCTCCAAGGTAAAGTCGATATTACACAGCTGTATAACGAGCGTTTCTGTGGCTTAAACTCGACGATTCCTTATATTATGCGTCGGCAAGTTGAGCTTTCGCGCCTGTTTAAAGAACGGAACTTTATCTTCTCTAGTGATTCCGTCATGACTATTTTAAGCATTATACAAAGTACAGAATCCATTGGCCTCGTGCCCACCTCTTTGTTAACAGATAATCACTATCCTCATATCCGCCAGATCGATATTGATATTCCGTTCGATCCTGTTACGTTTTACGTTCTGCATAATAAACACGTCGCTGACTCACCGGGTTTTTCTCAACTTTTGGCTACCATCATGCAGCTGCAGCAAAGTTTGCATGAGAAGTAG
- a CDS encoding acyl-homoserine-lactone synthase has protein sequence MLELFDVSYEELNGVRSDELYRLRKKTFSDRLGWDVVCNKDMEFDEFDNPNTRYILGLYEGQLVCSVRFVPLDEPNMITHTFQACFADVPLPAGEMESSRFFVDKSRARDLLGERYPLSQVLFLAMINYARHYGCNGIYTIVSRAMLTILKRSGWQIKPLKEAYLSEDERIYLVYLPTDSASQTKMAAKISASVSGIQSQLVNWPMSIAVTPALV, from the coding sequence ATGCTTGAGCTATTTGATGTCAGTTACGAAGAGCTGAATGGGGTTCGTTCTGATGAACTCTATCGACTGAGAAAAAAAACGTTCAGTGACCGGTTGGGATGGGATGTTGTCTGCAACAAAGACATGGAGTTCGATGAGTTTGATAATCCTAATACACGTTACATCCTAGGATTATATGAGGGACAACTTGTCTGTAGCGTGCGCTTTGTCCCATTGGATGAGCCTAATATGATTACTCACACGTTTCAGGCTTGCTTTGCAGATGTGCCTTTACCCGCAGGTGAAATGGAATCAAGCCGATTCTTTGTTGATAAATCACGCGCGAGGGATTTGTTAGGCGAGCGATACCCGCTAAGTCAGGTGCTATTTTTAGCGATGATAAATTATGCTAGGCACTATGGCTGCAATGGTATCTACACTATCGTTAGCCGAGCAATGCTAACAATATTGAAACGTTCAGGTTGGCAAATTAAGCCGCTTAAGGAGGCATATCTGAGTGAGGATGAGCGAATCTATCTGGTTTATCTCCCAACAGACTCTGCCAGTCAAACAAAAATGGCTGCAAAAATAAGCGCTTCAGTCAGTGGTATTCAGTCCCAGCTGGTTAATTGGCCGATGTCGATAGCCGTTACACCGGCATTGGTGTAA